In Mytilus edulis chromosome 6, xbMytEdul2.2, whole genome shotgun sequence, the following proteins share a genomic window:
- the LOC139528082 gene encoding acid-sensing ion channel 1A-like, with protein sequence MMSSNMVLDVRTLFRKFAEYTTFHGVNRIISSKLLTGRVIWLCIVLTSFCMCIRQIYILSVQFSSYKITTKVSILNTDLYFPSISFCDLNPLSHGKIKENKDKVNLAKHLMAVIKRNHDAIEGLKNGTIDIRNTSFNTDDLQSEALEQEFRRKMNHFHTNITRKEVRQLSPSFKEFVLSCKYDGDTCNESSFVPFYDPYYGQCYRFSKRPLVAKHVGHLFAFQLFLNVNQSDYIPYVSDDPGVVLSIHENGYRPFLQSNGFSVSPGFKTDISLVQRRKERNRAVFGSNDLCDDSGKFRNLQACFEVCKETVVEKNCNCSPTLSDIHLGLGLCENITELQCMTEAVKRIDSCGCKEPCSEIQYKTFRSFTKWPGKSYVGVLEALLKERGIAYQDLRESLLFINIYFTSLQEEITEEELAYTVENFWSDIGGSLGLWVGMSVISLAEILELGILILRLFRKRTFRLHTKEQKRANAEAKLNDGLNQIIKGFNDINEDEQGGRIEVHDGLTKIINSINILAAEKQKSENDQNAIEISIIENDRMQIEQNNVYARQEFIVE encoded by the exons ACATGGTTTTGGATGTGAGAACTCTTTTTAGAAAATTTGCTGAGTACACAACTTTCCATGGTGTCAACAGGATAATTTCTAGTAAACTTTTGACAGGAAGGGTTATATGGTTATGCATAGTACTGACTAGTTTTTGTATGTGCATCAGACAAATTTATATACTCAGCGTCCAATTTTCCAG CTACAAGATAACAACAAAGGTGTCTATTCTCAATACGGATCTTTATTTTCCATCCATATCATTCTGCGATTTAAATCCACTCAGCCATGGAAAGATTAAAGAAAACAAGGACAAAGTTAATTTAGCAAAACATTTAATGGCAGTAATAAAAAGAAACCACGACGCAATTGAGGGATTAAAGAATGGAACGATTGATATACGTAAT ACATCATTTAATACTGACGATCTGCAAAGTGAAg CCCTCGAACAGGAGTTTCGAAGAAAAATGAATCATTTCCATACTAATATTACCAGAAAAGAAGTGCGGCAGTTATCGCCGAGTTTTAAAGAATTCGTTCTAAGTTGTAAATATGATGGTGATACATGCAATGAAAG CTCCTTCGTGCCATTCTATGATCCATATTATGGGCAATGCTATAGGTTTTCGAAAAGACCGTTAGTCGCTAAGCATGTTGGACACTTATTTG CATTTCAGCTATTTCTGAATGTGAATCAGAGTGATTACATACCATACGTTTCTGATGATCCAGGTGTAGTTCTTTCGATACATGAAAATGGATACAGACCATTCTTACAAAGCAATGGATTCTCAGTATCACCTGGCTTTAAAACAGATATATCATTAGTACAg AGAAGAAAAGAGAGGAACAGGGCTGTGTTTGGCAGTAACGATTTATGTGATGACAGTGGAAAATTTAGAAACCTCCAG GCATGTTTTGAAGTATGCAAGGAAACGGTTGTTGAAAAGAATTGTAATTGTTCGCCTACTTTGTCAGATATTCATCTAGGACTCGGGCTTTGTGAGAACATCACAG AACTACAGTGTATGACAGAAGCTGTAAAAAGAATCGACAGCTGTGGTTGCAAAGAACCTTGCAG CGAAATACAATATAAGACGTTCCGTTCATTCACAAAATGGCCAGGAAAAAGTTATGTGGGAGTACTAGAGGCCCTCCTTAAAGAGAGAGGTATTGCATATCAAGATCTAAG GGAAAGCTTATTATTCATCAACATATACTTTACCTCCCTGCAAGAAGAGATAACAGAAGAGGAACTTGCTTACACG GTTGAGAACTTTTGGTCAGATATTGGAGGATCACTTGGACTATGGGTTGGCATGTCAGTAATAAGCCTTGCAGAAATTCTCGAGCTTGGAATTCTGATTTTACGATTATTCAGAAAGCGAACGTTTCGATTGCATACAAAAGAACAAAAACGAGCAAACGCTGAAGCAAAACTAAATGACGGTTTGAATCAGATCATCAAAGGCTTTAATGACATAAATGAAGATGAGCAAGGAGGAAGAATTGAAGTCCATGATGGTTTGACTAAAATTATTAACAGTATAAATATTCTTGCTGCAGAGAAACAAAAGAGCGAAAATGATCAAAATGCTATTGAAATCTCGATCATTGAAAATGACAGAATGCAAATAGAACAGAACAATGTATATGCACGTCAAGAATTTATAGTGGAATAA